The window ACTGACGAAACCGTTCGGCTCACAGCCCGCATCACCGGCGTGGTCCAAGGAGTCGGGTTCCGCTACTGGACAGCCCGCAAAGCAGACGAGCTCCTGTTGACCGGCACAGTCCGAAACGATCACGACGGCTCAGTGCAATTAGTGGCCGAAGGATCGGCGGCGGACGTCGACCACCTGCTGGGCTGGCTGAAATCTGCACGTGCGCCTGGCCGTGTGGAGAACGTTGACTTCGAGGTCTTAGAGGCCACGGGGGAGTTCGACGACTTCCGGATTATCGATTAGCACCTAGGCCGCTGCTAAGCCCCGGGCGATGCTGTGGTTATCCCTGATTCGGTGGCGGCCAGAAGTAATTCGTGATCGTAAGCGACCATGCTGTCGGTTTGTAGTCGAATGGCTGTTGCCAGGTGAATAGCATCCGCACTTCTCAGCTGTCTCGGAAGTGCCGCCGCGTACATGAGGTCTGAGCGGGCTACGTCCACAAGATTGATTCCGGCGAGTACGGCATTGACCGTTTCGAAGGGCATATTCCTGCGACGAGCCGCGCAGTGCAGTTCCGTGTAGAGGAGCATGGACGCGACCAGATGCCCTCCGGAGG is drawn from Arthrobacter sp. 31Y and contains these coding sequences:
- a CDS encoding acylphosphatase codes for the protein MTDETVRLTARITGVVQGVGFRYWTARKADELLLTGTVRNDHDGSVQLVAEGSAADVDHLLGWLKSARAPGRVENVDFEVLEATGEFDDFRIID
- a CDS encoding type II toxin-antitoxin system VapC family toxin, whose amino-acid sequence is MIVYVDTSAVMKLVISEPESAAAAAYLVEKAASGGHLVASMLLYTELHCAARRRNMPFETVNAVLAGINLVDVARSDLMYAAALPRQLRSADAIHLATAIRLQTDSMVAYDHELLLAATESGITTASPGA